DNA sequence from the Parambassis ranga chromosome 1, fParRan2.1, whole genome shotgun sequence genome:
GAACTAACATGGTGAAACAGCCTTTCACTTTCATGCCACAAAAACCTGGAGTAAACTCACAGATGATGATAGGCCCTGACTCTATATAACTAATAACTAGTTATTATTAGTTGGTAACTAATTCCCGACTTTTGAACATGGACAATTGTGATAAATTTTGCAGTGCAAATACAGCTGCCTCGCTTTGCCAATTAAAAACCTaccagagaagagagagaatacAGACTTCTTAAGGGAAGTCACAAAATGCCTTAAAACATAAGTATGACTAATGAGACAGAGAAGCTTATACCTTTGTTAAAACTAGCTGTTGACACAGATCCTGATACAGAGGTGATAGAGTGGTTTTGACAGGTTTCGTTTCTGTGGGCCTCTCATTCCTATTTTTAGCACAGTCCCCTTTAGTAACACATTAAAACACCATGTCTTAGACCTGAGCTCACTGATATTGATCTTACCTACTGACAGATGAATTTTTGTGTAGTTTGCAACACTCCACTGTGAGTCTGAGCCACACCAGTATGTCCCAGCATCACCTGCTTCCAGCTCTGTGATTGTTACAGagaaagagctggaagaagcaTCTTCTTGCAGTGTGTATCGACTCTGACTCCTCGGCATGTCTGTGCAGGTGCTGCGATGGTCTCCTTTACAGAGGAACTTTCTGTTATCATGGTGTTGTGGTGGATAAGGACACTGTAAAGTCACTGGATGTCCCACAAAGCCATTTGCAGTGCTGGATCTCACACAGCACCACTCTGTCAGAAAGTGAAGGGGACGTTATTTAGAAATTTTACAAGTAAGGATTCAAACACATTTATGTGTATTTATAGTTTTTCACTATTATTTGTATTGGTTCAGTGTGATGTCACATGTCTTCAAAAAGAAGATGGTGAGCAAAACTGAGTTGCTTAAACCCTGTCAGCTGATTTCTATTAAAATCATATGAGTAATGTCTATTTAGAGAGAATTCAGAGGAAATGATTCACTTTCATGGACCTTGCCTCAGTGAAAGCTATGCTGAGTGAATAATGGCATCTAATTCCTAGAGCCTAGATTGCTTTTGTGGTTTACCTTATGATTAACTTAAAATGCAGTGTAACTAAAACTGTTAGCTGGATAAGGTTAGCTTGTCTTTCCCTTTAACAAAGTGATAGTTTGCTAGCTTGTTATATTACTTCACAAGCTAATGTGATGCATGATACCAATGATTGACAAAGTGCTGTATTAGTCCTGTGCAACACTGATGGTTAGTGAGCTAGCTACTGATGTTACTTCAGTTGTCAGCTAACCGTCAATTGTTCAGATATGTCCTGGGAACCCATGGATGTTATCCAGTCGCACAGTATTTTGAGCAAGCTTAGACCTCTACCTGGTACTTGTAGCTGCTACCCTGTCTTTATCTGTAGGCTCTATATCCCCAATAATGCAGggttgaattaaaaaaaactgccgAATTAGTCAAATCAATGTCCGGACAGAAGCTTAACATCCACGGCTGTCATGATTTAAGAATAGTAGTGCAGCCTATAGGTCATTAAAAGCTTGCATGCATGTTTCAAGAGTTCTGTTATCCTACCAATGTGTTAATtactatatttaaaaaaaaacagttttactACAACAGCATGATGTATAACCCTCACCTGTGACTTCCAGCtcaacagcagagaaaacatccAGTCCAGTGTTTCTATGGACACCACAAAGGTACGACCCAGAATCCTTTTGGGTCAGATTAGAAATAGTCACTGTGAATTGTGACTTCCTGTCATCAGTCAGTGTGaactgtgtggtttgtttgctGTCAGGGGTGaccacagcctgctgcagacatgtggagGGCTGGTTTCCTCTGCAGATGTACTTCAGGTTGTTCTGGTCCACAGACTCATATGGGCAGCTGATGGACACTGAACCTCCATCATAACTTTGGATTTtagtcacactgtcacagcagctgtctgtcaggaagatAATCAAGTTCAGAAAAAGACTAAAAACACTCTGTTTTCAATCTATCTCATTTGTTCCTTcgattttattttcatgtgtgGTAAATTCTGACTTACCTGCCACTACAGACACGCTGACTTCAGTATAGATATCCTTCCCAGCCCTCGTCACTCCACACCAGTATTTTCCAGCATCCTTGTGTTGAAGATCAGAGATGGTCACTGTGAATTTTCTTGTTCTTTTGTCATCATAGATGGAgtatttgttcttctttgtttctgaTGTTGTAATAAGAACATCACTGTCTCCACAGTCGTTCCTGCACAGGTACTTCTCATAAAACTCATAACCCTGATCATAGGAGCAGGAAACATGGACATCACTCCCCTCATATCCAGACACATGGATCACTGCTGCATCTGTcacacagctcagagcagctgtgaAGAAAAACCATGAAAAAGGTGTCATGATGAAAACAATGACTTACTTCAAAGATTCACTGCAGAGATTTAAAAGCATGCTGTGAGAATGATGAATTTCCGTATTTCAAAGAAACAAAAGCTTGAAGGGAAGTCTTTTCTAATGTTGTTACACCCACCCTGAGGGCCAGCCTGCCATGAAGATATTTCAGTTTCACAGTttcacttctgtttttctctgaagAAGTCAAAAGAACCAcagcaaaaataacaaaaataaaagtattttgattgttttaaagtagtagtagtagtagtagcatTTTACTGACACTTAAAGCCTGGGTGTGTCTGACTGAATATTTCTCATAAATTCTGACTCGATGTATACAGCAGGTTGTAGCTTATTAGCCTATTTGTTAAGCACTTCGTCTTTCTGCTCCAgacccccatgaccctgtagcATAGGGCAAAGTGGATCAAGAATATGGATTGGTACATGGACTTCATCTTTCTGCCACTGGAGGGCACTCTATCCCAACACAGGACACCCTGTCAAAGCACAGTACAGGGAATGATACCTAGTTCAAGCAATAAATTCACAACCCTCTCACAGGCGTATTGTAGCTTCCAATGCAGATGCACTTCAACACAAAATTCTGTTGGGCAGTTTCACATGTTATGAAATATCTAATGTAATGATTGCATTCATATGCAATTCATTCTTCTTCGGTTTTTTCTTCAGCCTCACAAACTGTCCTCTGGATCACCTTTTAGAACCCAGACATACTTACAACCTAAAATATTGTGCCACCATGTAAAACTACTGACCCCACCCTGAGCGGTGCATTATAACATGCCAGTGCTGGTACACAGTATGTGGGTGgaagcatgcatgtgtgttttccctGAGCTCAGCCATTCCCTTGCCTCCAGCTGACCACTCAGCTGTGCCTCTCGCATACTGCAGCACAAACTGTTTCCATATCTCTCACCCTCTCACAGTGAAAGGTTAACATTAAGACCCCTGTGCAGAGGGATAAGTGTGTCCCGAATTAGCGAGGATGCCAAGGCGAGCTGGGCTGTTGCCAGGGTGGGTTGCCAGGGGGTGTCCGGTGTTCCTGCGGTGGGTTGGGTTTCTGCAGTGTGGCCTGTTTGCATGTCGGCAGTGTGCAAGACGCGTGGGGTGTGATCTTCTCAAGCTACAGcccaagacaaacacacatgcacacacatacagcccgTAGGGTGTAGGTTATATATAGGAGACCCTCTAAGGTCTTTAGGATCCATCTTAAACCTTGATGCTATGTGTTTAATGCCTCCCTCTGTATCtcgacaacacacacaacatgtatgATGCTGGTCAAGCATGAAGTTTGTCTGcagatggaggtgtgtgtgagataatCTTTGCGAGGACAAAGTTTTAGAAGTGAGGGCAGTTCTGTCAGCCCTCACTTTCTGACACATCTTTGAATAGAGGGTTCTGTTTATATATTAGAGTAACATCTTGGTATGTAGCTTTCATGGTTAAAGCAAGGAGTTGGAGTGAATGCAAGTGTTCtcagaatgagtgtgtgtgtgagtgtgagtgtgtagggGGGACATTCCATCCATTCTTGCTCTTCCTGAGGAAAGAGGgaaagcatcacacacacacaactgttgaCAGCAGGCGGAGGGAGAGGTGCACATTCACCCCGCTAAGGTTATTCACACATCCGCCTCCTCTTTCTGCTCTCCACCCATCGAGTACTCTGAACCACTCATCAGTctgactttattttattttgacaggCATGTTTCTGCATCTACATTAGCTCTACAGGAAGTATAACTTTTGCATTGTAACTTAAGTGCTCTAtgctttttctaaaaaaaaaaaaaaaaaaaaaaaatggaccaTGTtgattatggtggaaaatataATTGCTTCTCCTTCTGAGgcagtgaatacacacacacataagggaAGAGGATGCCAACCAGAACAGTGGCTCATCAAAGCTCCACAGGGGCAGAGACGCCAGCACTGAcgcactgctgctctgctgccagcTAATGGTCACTGAGTGCTCATAATGGTTTTTACTTTTGGGCAGTTAGGTGGATAATATGGCTTTGTTTAAATCCATGTGGGCCTgctaacttttggtccctgaaaTTTTGTTCCTACTGGAAACTTTACTTGCcagttgtttttaattatcTGCATGCCAACCACTGTACGTCTCATtgtgctgtgcagtgtgtgagtACAGGTTTGTTCATAAAGGATATTGCAATCTTTATAAGGACATATATAGCACttcaacataaaaacatgtctttttatttttctgcaaaTACACCTCattagcaaaacacacacacaaacataaagactCACAGAGCTGCATACTATACACTTCTGTCAGAAGACTCCTAATTTTTTACAGAAAGCTTTTTACAAAGCAAACCTTCATTTCAAGAATGAGCATCATCATCAGAATAAAATGCCAACCATGATATTTAcatcatcattcattcattcattcactctcactcatgcacacattcacacaagttCATTTCAGTTCAGGCCGCACACAGGCTACTAAAATATTTAAACTGTCTGACTCTTTTCTGCTGCACTGCAAAAATAAGCGGCACAGCACTGAAAAGGCTCACAGCTGACGATGGTGACCGATGGTCTATAAGCCTGTTTATCCCTTTCAATCCATCCTCCTAATTTACACATGTTCTTCGCTGATGTTTTCAGTGGCATTCCTTGAGAAAGATCTCTCAGTTTGTGTCTATTTGACAGGGGTTTGTTCCTGCTTTCTGTGCTCTCCTGTACAGCTTCAGGAAGTCCTTGTAACGAGGGGCACAGCCAAGCCAGGCTTCACCGAAATGCACAGAGCCAGTCAGAAGGTACTCATCCTCTCCTGGATGCACACTGCACTGCACAGGAACGCTGACACGTCCGCTCCACCCCCGTCCTCTGGCCCCACCCCAAGCAAACACCCCACTCTTCTGACGAAACAGCTGGCTCAGAGTCACCACAGACCGGGAGTGTTGACTTGTACCCGACGCCACACCTCGGAATGTACCACAGCCAGctacagagacaggaagaggccACATAAAGAGAAAGTTAATTCAATGAATCAATCATTTTGGATTATTATCACATACACAATTCAGTACAACATTTTGCTTGGGGTGACCCCAGATTTACATCGCACcacttctctccctgccttttcctttctgatgttgtctgaATAAGAAGCATGTTATATAgtatataaaatgctgtttctctacttCTAAAATGAATCTCTCCTCGTGCATGGCTgaggctgtgtttctctgctggttgCAATGTTAAATCAGCAAGAGTTCAGTCTCACAGCGTTCTATTTTTAAAATCCAGCAGAAACGGTtttgttctggtgcctgacttcctgtctgctcgatgtagttggtgcaaatTGACGTGTCCTAAGCACTCCAAAATAGAACTATCTATATCGCTTGCATAGCAGCATGTAGCTACGCTTCTGGGACGCTTGTAAAACGTGCTACTAGGCAACTGTATATAATACTGTGTGTTTCACAGCGGGTGTCACTACTTCTAGTTACACTGCAGTTTTGCGTGTAGTGCTTAAAGTGGCTAATGTTATCAAATGGTTATCAAATGGCTAAAAATGTAAGAATCAGAAAAAGACTTCAACAGTGACAGTTGATGTTTAGTGGCCTGCAGTCAGCATTGCGCTTGGTCTCACAGTCCATTGTGTACAAGTAGGATCCTGGGTTTTAGTTCGAACAGCACCAAATGAATCAGATGCTTAGCAAAAAAGTTAGTCCTTCAAAATCAAAGTCCCTTGTGTGCAGTGGATGCGTTGTTATAGTAAAAATCAATTACTGCACGTACATTTCTCTGAAATTATAAACACATAAAGCAGATGCTTTCTCAATCTGCTGACTTTGTACCTCCTCTTGCCATTATGCTGTAATTACCAGGTGTGGTCACTGTTCAATAACATTGTTACTTTCCTGCCAGGAATTAGATGTGAAAACTTAACCCCAGTTAGGTCAGGAGACTGTGTGGCTGTAGCGGCAGGATAAAGGAGCTCACTTCAGCATTGGCTGGTTTCCTGGTTAAAAGCAAGATTCCAGGACATAAATCTCCTCAAAATAGTATATTGGGGCACCATAGATAAAACATACTATGATATTTAGGTTTAGTTTTGTGGTAAACTAAATGGCTGATGGAAGTAGTTAATGTGAAATGGTTCCAATCTCCTCCATCTTATTTTTGGATAACATGTTTTCAAAGAAATGACAAACTATTCCTTTAATGTGTATATGAATGTCTGTTAGGATGTATTTACCAAAGTCACTGGTACACACAGCCATGAGGATCTCTTCATCTGAACAGGGTTTACAGGTCACTAAAAAAtaaaacgtaaaaaaaaaacactgttaatTTCAAAACCTCTCACTTTGATAATGCAGCTCCtgttttccatgtttttgtttttagtctgtTTCTGGTTCTGCCTCTTTTTACACGCTGGGGGTTGTTTATGAGACATCAAATGAAATCCAGGGCATGTGAATGAGAACAACAGGTGAGGGAAGAGACATAATCAGAGAATTGCCCCTTGACCCTGTCGGCTATAAAAACGGCTATAAACCATCCagacactcacgcacacacacacacacacacactcacacacacatgaaacttCACTGGAAagtctttcttctgtctcatTATAAAGATAGTCTAGCCTTCCTTCAGGGTATTTTGGGTGGGCTACCCAAAATACCCTGCTTTAAAGAAAGTAAGAGGGGGGGTATGTTCCTGATTGACAGCTGAGAGACGATTGGCTGACCCTTGTGCTTGACCCTAACAAGACCTTCTGATTGGCCTGCTTGTTTTCATAGTCTGGAGAGTAGGAGTGAGGAAGTGGGGGGAGGAAGGTGTCAAAAAAGAAAGGCTGCATGTAGGTGAGATGAAGAAACAGATCTTTAGATCTGTTCTTGTCTGTCGCCCTCGCTATATATCAGCTACCAGATGTTTGTGGCCAGTTATAACCTGCAGAATCTACCAAACTGCACAACAGTCAGTTTCAAACAAGAGGTAACTGATCTCTGTGCATATTTAGCTTCTCTTACAAACTGAAaactgctgtctgctgctgcattttaaatgttcatgttttgtTTGGATGACATCaacattttaatgttattttttgcaTGTCAGTGACATCCTGTTTACTCATCGTATCTAAGGGGGATTTTACACCAAAATCAGttattcatatttttcctgGCCTGTAGTGCTGTTTATCCATGAAGACTGGAAAGTGTAACTGTAAAGACGTGAACCTTCTCATAATGGCACTTTGTGACTCATAACACCATTAAGAACACAACACGGAAAAACCTAATAGCAGCGTCTTTTTCCAGAAATCATGCTGCCATTTTCAAGAGAATTCAGCGATCATGATATCAGCGAGTACAGCTACTTTCCACAACTACACCTGCCAACTGTGGCACTGAGAAGAATGCTGGTTCTACACTTGAGACAAAGCAAATATCAAAACTCACACACCCCAACAATCCAGATCCAGACAAAAGGAGCACAACTGGCCACAGGAAAAATATGAATACTTGATTTTTAGAATGTGCAGTCCCTTTAAATACCAAGAATATACAGCAGGTGTGACAAAATGATCATTGAAAATTAGATAAATCACTCATTTTATGATTGATGTAAACTGATGTGTAGAATGGAAAATCTGATTTCAGCCTAAAATCACTATAGAATCTTGTTGCTGACGTTTTGCTGCTCGtgcaaatgaagaaaaagaagaagtgttGCTGTTACCTGAACCAGAGTGCAGGTACGGGTACATGTGTGCCCCTGGTCCCTGACTGGGCACCAGCTCATATTGGAAAGCCGTGATCTTCCGGCTGATGTCCATCTGTGGGATGGCCTCCACAAAAAGAGCCCCTTCTGCCAAACTAAAGCAGTGCACCTCGCCCCGAGCCTGGTCCTTGTCTGCTAGGAGAAGCCTTAGGTCCCCGGCATGCTCCAAGTACACATGAGAACCCTGGAACAGAGGAGGATGTTCAGAAAAGTCTGACAAATCATGCTGCAAACATACACTGAggcaattttttttaatgctttcatACCTGGGAGTAAGCACGGGGCTTGATGCAGGCATGGAAGCCTGAGCTGCGTCCCGATGAGGGCTCTACGTTAGGTCGCAGGTTAACAATAATGGCACCGGTTGGGTAAAGCCACTCTAGAAACCCCTGAGAGCAGCGAAGGTAGACCTGCTCCACGTCTCTGCGATGAGACTCGTGGCTCAAACCGCTgcaggagagaaaaacagaacagtTCAGAGAGCATAGAAGGACCAAAAGGAACCAAATGTAGAGGAGGCTTTAATGATACTCATTAAAATCCACTCTGGCAGCTGCATGCCAACAAATCTCTCACTTGTCTCTGATGTGCTTAAACTACCTCCACACCATGGAACTGATTAAGTCATTAGAAGTAAACTTTACAACCCAGAGAACAAAGTgcagccttttatttttttacaacttgGGGACTTAAAGGAGTGATGAAAGGGACCATGTGGCTGGATTTTACTTAAGATAGGAATACATTTTCAACATAAGGTTAATGGAAAACTTTAGAATACTTCAAACTGAGGCACCTTTTGTTTagttgcttttattttttctgatAAATCTATATAAAATAATTCTGATGCATACTCAATCTATTAATAATCAGACCTGATGTCATTACATTTCTCAGTAAGCGTTACGCAAACAGCCTTCCCTGACTGccacatttctctttttttctaacATTGACCTCAGAACAAGTCCCTTCCTCTGTATCATGATGGATCTTTATTAAACAGATGTGCATGTCATTAGTCCTTTCAACCCGCGAAATCCAAAGTCATGGAGAACGGAACCATGCAGTTCACAGATGCACTTTGAAATACTTCAATCACTCCTAAAtcaaaaacatgcatattattAGACTACGTTGGCATTTCAAATAGTCTGCTAGTGCGCGTTGTTTTTGTTGCCACAGTGCAGAGACAGACGGACAAAGCTCCATCCTCACCTTCCTCGCCAGCTACACTGGTCGCTGGAGTACTGTGCCACCGCCcgacacagcagcacagctgtgaTCCACTGTGCGACCCACGGCCGGATCATGGTGGCACCGGCACGTCCGCCCCGGCGGTCACCGCGGATCCCGCACACCGCACGATCGAGTGAGCCAACCAGCCGCAAAGCTTTTGCGGCTCCCCAGCTGAACCGCAGCTATCCGGTTAAAATGTTCCCCAAAAATACTCCACTGAGCGCGCGCAGGTTAGGCTACATGACGGAGCTGAGTCAGaagcagcaagaaaaaaaaacacatcacccCAAAAAATGTTTGTGAAAAGGCGCagtgggagcagcagcagcagcagcagcagcagcgggacTGCAGAGACCGTTTAAAAACTTTCCCTGCGTGCGCTCCGCTCCGCGTCAGCGCGGGCGCGTGCCAGCAGCCGACACACTGACACGCGAGTGCTCGCTCCAAACCACGCCCACAGATCCACCGTGAGATATGTGGAGTGTTCAACGTCAAAACAGCAGACAGCTTTATATACACTTTAAACTAGACATTATGGTGTGCCGCTTAGAATAAGTcgattaaaatacatttttggaaacaataaagaagaaaagaaactcGGCCCACTCAAAAGTCAGAAACGCATGAAAGGGGAGATCAGCGCTCACCAAGTGGATTTCTTTAGATAACACAGTAGCCGGGTTCTGCTCTCAGCTCTTTGTGCAAGTCCTC
Encoded proteins:
- the LOC114434778 gene encoding polymeric immunoglobulin receptor-like, producing the protein MTPFSWFFFTAALSCVTDAAVIHVSGYEGSDVHVSCSYDQGYEFYEKYLCRNDCGDSDVLITTSETKKNKYSIYDDKRTRKFTVTISDLQHKDAGKYWCGVTRAGKDIYTEVSVSVVADSCCDSVTKIQSYDGGSVSISCPYESVDQNNLKYICRGNQPSTCLQQAVVTPDSKQTTQFTLTDDRKSQFTVTISNLTQKDSGSYLCGVHRNTGLDVFSAVELEVTEWCCVRSSTANGFVGHPVTLQCPYPPQHHDNRKFLCKGDHRSTCTDMPRSQSRYTLQEDASSSSFSVTITELEAGDAGTYWCGSDSQWSVANYTKIHLSVVFPQHTSTVIPSISVEITVTQTHGKPFKDGVWLYVAAGVPAVLLILIVISMVTVCKYKCYRVQEPEVTSGRSGPSGAHCAADVYANKEAIMYSKQRTGQESACDHTDADEDQPDYENFTVTEEIYCNQNFHKANNV
- the LOC114442243 gene encoding meteorin-like protein, with translation MIRPWVAQWITAVLLCRAVAQYSSDQCSWRGSGLSHESHRRDVEQVYLRCSQGFLEWLYPTGAIIVNLRPNVEPSSGRSSGFHACIKPRAYSQGSHVYLEHAGDLRLLLADKDQARGEVHCFSLAEGALFVEAIPQMDISRKITAFQYELVPSQGPGAHMYPYLHSGSVTCKPCSDEEILMAVCTSDFAGCGTFRGVASGTSQHSRSVVTLSQLFRQKSGVFAWGGARGRGWSGRVSVPVQCSVHPGEDEYLLTGSVHFGEAWLGCAPRYKDFLKLYRRAQKAGTNPCQIDTN